The Halanaerobium praevalens DSM 2228 genome contains a region encoding:
- the rsmD gene encoding 16S rRNA (guanine(966)-N(2))-methyltransferase RsmD, which produces MRIIAGKAGGLKLKSLKGRDVRPTLDRVKESMFNIIAFYLPEAEVLDLFSGFGNLGIEALSRRAKKADFVELKQAHLNIIEENLNKAKLLEKADLYQQDVYSYLKNSNKKYDLIFMDPPYQKKMTAEAIELIIKNNLLKDKGLIISEKSASEKTNEFAELDIIKNKIYGNSLLTIYQLN; this is translated from the coding sequence ATGAGAATTATTGCTGGTAAAGCTGGTGGCTTAAAATTAAAAAGTCTCAAAGGTAGAGATGTAAGACCAACTTTAGATCGTGTTAAAGAATCTATGTTTAATATAATTGCTTTTTATTTACCAGAAGCTGAAGTTTTAGATTTATTTTCTGGTTTTGGTAACTTAGGAATTGAAGCCTTAAGTAGAAGAGCAAAAAAGGCTGATTTTGTTGAATTAAAACAAGCTCATCTAAATATTATAGAAGAAAACTTAAATAAAGCTAAATTATTAGAAAAAGCAGACCTTTATCAACAAGATGTTTATTCCTATTTGAAAAACTCGAATAAAAAGTATGACTTAATTTTTATGGATCCACCTTATCAAAAAAAGATGACTGCTGAAGCAATTGAATTAATTATAAAAAATAATTTACTCAAAGATAAGGGGTTAATTATAAGTGAAAAATCAGCTTCTGAAAAAACAAATGAGTTTGCAGAATTGGATATTATAAAAAATAAAATTTATGGTAATTCATTATTAACAATTTATCAACTAAATTAA